A stretch of the Flavobacterium aquiphilum genome encodes the following:
- the trhA gene encoding PAQR family membrane homeostasis protein TrhA, whose amino-acid sequence MNTMSTRIQTRKEELANGISHVLGILFCLIGIPFLIAKANEGHNFVTVTSVIVFGIGMLLVYTFSTLYHLAQKEKKKQVLKIADHICIYYLIAGTYSPLMIAYLDKKTALVFLGIMWLIVLFGTFFKVFYVDRFRFVSVMMYVLMGWMIVFVLKPLLEVMPMSVFLWIVAGGISYSVGVYFYMKSYKKYFHVIWHFFVLLGTIFHYIAILKSL is encoded by the coding sequence ATGAATACGATGTCAACCAGAATCCAGACCCGAAAAGAAGAATTGGCAAACGGAATTTCACATGTCCTCGGGATACTTTTTTGTTTGATTGGAATACCTTTTCTTATTGCAAAAGCAAATGAAGGGCACAATTTTGTTACAGTAACCTCAGTTATTGTATTTGGGATTGGAATGTTGTTGGTTTATACGTTTTCGACTTTGTACCATTTGGCACAAAAGGAGAAAAAGAAACAAGTGCTCAAAATCGCAGATCATATCTGTATTTACTATCTGATTGCCGGGACTTACTCACCTTTGATGATTGCTTATTTGGATAAAAAAACTGCTTTGGTTTTTTTAGGGATAATGTGGTTAATCGTTTTGTTTGGGACTTTTTTTAAGGTTTTTTACGTTGATCGTTTTAGGTTTGTTTCGGTTATGATGTATGTGCTTATGGGATGGATGATTGTTTTTGTATTAAAGCCTTTGCTGGAGGTTATGCCTATGTCAGTTTTTTTATGGATAGTTGCGGGAGGAATTAGTTATTCTGTCGGGGTTTATTTTTATATGAAAAGTTATAAAAAGTACTTTCATGTAATTTGGCATTTCTTTGTGCTTTTGGGTACGATATTTCATTATATCGCTATTTTAAAAAGTTTGTGA
- a CDS encoding SDR family NAD(P)-dependent oxidoreductase: MKKTVIITGGTTGIGKATALHFAKNGYNVVITSRNADKEEAVLADFKQNGADVTFIPLDVTNEQQVKSVIETTVKKFGKLDSIVNNSGISLGNAILAETESNDLKQMLETNVMGVYYGMKYAIIEMLKTGGGTIVNLASIAGLNGLYATAQYNASKHAVVGLTKGASIDYAQQGIRINAVAPGAIKTDILKNAIASGTYDVSSIEAIHPMNRLGEVEDIAKAIYFLASDENTFMTGTILNIDGGYNAQ, from the coding sequence ATGAAAAAAACAGTAATTATCACAGGAGGAACAACAGGTATTGGAAAAGCAACTGCTCTACATTTTGCAAAAAATGGTTACAATGTAGTAATAACCAGCAGAAATGCTGACAAAGAAGAAGCTGTACTTGCTGACTTTAAACAAAATGGAGCAGATGTTACATTTATACCTTTAGACGTAACAAACGAACAACAAGTAAAATCAGTTATTGAAACGACCGTTAAAAAGTTTGGCAAATTGGATTCTATTGTAAACAATTCGGGGATTTCATTAGGAAATGCCATATTGGCTGAAACAGAATCTAATGACTTAAAACAAATGCTTGAAACCAATGTAATGGGCGTTTATTATGGAATGAAATATGCAATTATTGAAATGCTGAAAACAGGTGGCGGAACAATTGTAAATTTAGCATCTATAGCAGGATTAAATGGCTTGTATGCAACCGCACAATACAATGCATCAAAACACGCAGTTGTAGGTTTAACAAAAGGTGCGTCTATTGATTATGCACAACAAGGAATTCGTATTAATGCAGTTGCACCAGGAGCAATCAAAACAGATATTTTGAAAAACGCTATTGCTTCGGGAACATATGATGTTTCAAGCATTGAAGCCATTCATCCGATGAATAGATTAGGCGAAGTTGAAGATATTGCAAAAGCAATTTACTTTTTAGCTTCTGACGAAAATACATTTATGACAGGAACTATTTTAAATATTGATGGCGGTTATAATGCACAATAA
- a CDS encoding helix-turn-helix domain-containing protein, with protein sequence MVQDRTKINILFSCSGEPKKDFEPFVQDFALSFILTGKMTINNGTETTEYNAGEIGFISKNQLVKTQKLPQDNKPFMGISVFLPKETLYNFSKEHNILPKGQYTGKPNFIFPHDPFLKGFFDSIVPYFENPDALTENLATIKTNEIIELLIKKTQMQNLLFNFQDDFKIDLEAYMNRNFTHNIPLEQFAKLTGRSISTFKRDFQEIFKETPSKWLIKKRLDLAHFLITKQNKKPVEVYYDVGFISFAHFSRTFKTEFKINPSEIEKNHS encoded by the coding sequence ATGGTACAAGACAGAACGAAAATAAATATTCTTTTCTCTTGCTCAGGCGAACCAAAAAAGGATTTTGAGCCCTTTGTTCAAGACTTTGCTTTGTCATTTATCTTAACAGGAAAAATGACAATTAACAACGGAACAGAAACTACCGAATACAATGCTGGCGAGATTGGTTTTATATCAAAAAATCAATTGGTAAAAACGCAAAAACTGCCCCAAGACAATAAACCATTTATGGGAATTAGTGTTTTTTTACCTAAAGAAACACTTTATAATTTCTCTAAAGAACATAACATTTTACCAAAAGGACAGTATACAGGCAAACCAAATTTTATATTTCCTCACGACCCATTTTTAAAAGGTTTTTTTGACTCTATTGTCCCTTATTTTGAAAATCCAGATGCGTTAACCGAAAATTTGGCGACAATAAAAACCAACGAAATCATAGAGCTTTTGATTAAAAAAACACAAATGCAAAATCTTCTATTCAATTTTCAAGATGATTTTAAAATTGATTTAGAAGCTTATATGAATAGAAATTTTACGCACAATATTCCGTTAGAACAATTTGCAAAACTAACAGGAAGAAGTATTTCAACATTCAAAAGAGATTTTCAGGAAATATTTAAAGAAACACCAAGTAAGTGGCTTATCAAAAAGCGACTTGACCTGGCACATTTTTTAATTACTAAACAAAACAAAAAACCAGTAGAAGTTTACTATGACGTTGGCTTTATAAGTTTCGCTCATTTTTCTCGGACATTTAAAACAGAATTTAAAATAAACCCATCGGAAATAGAAAAAAACCACAGCTAA
- a CDS encoding transcriptional regulator, whose product MISTSNKYKNGKGEHYPAIGNFIHYYIIQNKIKKADVARALGILPTGLNEYFKKESLQFAIIWKLSMAMNYNFIAHLGEYLPYRFETIREKTLKEELAQKEAIIQKMEIQMETLREMIKK is encoded by the coding sequence ATGATATCGACCAGCAACAAATACAAGAATGGAAAAGGGGAACATTACCCAGCGATTGGCAATTTTATCCATTATTACATTATCCAGAATAAAATCAAGAAAGCCGATGTTGCCAGAGCACTAGGCATACTCCCAACGGGATTGAACGAATATTTCAAGAAAGAGTCCTTGCAGTTTGCCATTATATGGAAACTCAGTATGGCAATGAACTACAATTTTATTGCGCACTTGGGCGAATACCTACCCTATCGTTTTGAAACTATTCGCGAAAAAACCCTGAAAGAAGAACTTGCCCAGAAAGAGGCGATCATACAAAAAATGGAAATCCAGATGGAAACCCTGCGAGAAATGATTAAAAAATAA
- a CDS encoding TIR domain-containing protein, producing the protein MKPKIFIGSSVAGLGVAYSIQQNLTHDADVTVWDQGVFELSKTTIESLLEILNKSDFGIFVFNEDDIATIKQETKSVVRDNVLFEFGLFIGKLTRQRVFFVIPANSELHLPTDLLGVTPGTYDARREDNSLQAATGPVCHQIRTQVQKEGLLNTSTETAQEPEKTEGTNNYEDDVWYSIFAKGDYEKAIKILEKQLATEIDEDEVIQKKIWISYCKFKSDSIDGKKALEELLVEFPEKLVVSHGIAKFYLWDDYYDHAISILEAAIVKFGEDESLILTLADCYKKTEGEDKVIEYLSTKKPSDSIDITLNILSILRDKKSWEQARKVVHACYQKHPNNEKIKYEYARIALDLNLNDIALFFLKPLTQSYDNVEYWGYLSNCYVQLNLYDLGMIACKRANEIAGEQQSWIILNIGNILKNKGFYTESIAYFEKGLGIDKYSEYGHERLSTAIKLKDEEQEKSSKLIIEGRKALRDFVIE; encoded by the coding sequence ATGAAACCAAAGATTTTTATCGGATCATCTGTCGCCGGTTTGGGCGTTGCTTATTCGATTCAACAAAATTTAACTCATGATGCCGATGTCACTGTCTGGGATCAAGGAGTGTTTGAACTTTCCAAAACAACAATTGAGTCATTACTCGAAATCTTGAATAAAAGTGACTTTGGAATTTTCGTATTTAATGAAGATGATATTGCCACAATTAAACAAGAAACAAAAAGTGTTGTTCGCGATAATGTTCTTTTCGAATTTGGTCTTTTCATTGGAAAACTAACTCGCCAACGTGTTTTTTTCGTTATTCCGGCAAACTCGGAATTACACCTACCAACAGATCTACTTGGTGTCACTCCAGGCACATATGATGCTAGACGCGAAGACAATAGCCTCCAAGCTGCAACTGGGCCGGTTTGTCATCAAATCCGAACACAAGTTCAAAAAGAAGGATTATTAAATACAAGCACTGAGACAGCTCAGGAGCCGGAAAAAACAGAAGGAACGAATAACTATGAAGATGATGTATGGTATTCCATTTTTGCTAAAGGTGACTATGAAAAAGCAATAAAAATATTAGAAAAACAACTTGCCACTGAAATAGACGAAGATGAAGTCATTCAAAAGAAAATATGGATTTCTTACTGCAAATTTAAATCTGATTCCATAGACGGTAAAAAAGCGTTGGAGGAATTACTTGTAGAATTTCCCGAGAAATTGGTTGTTAGTCATGGTATCGCAAAATTCTATCTTTGGGACGATTACTACGACCATGCAATTTCCATATTGGAGGCCGCAATTGTAAAATTTGGAGAAGATGAGTCACTTATTTTGACACTTGCCGATTGTTACAAAAAGACAGAAGGCGAAGACAAAGTTATTGAATACCTATCTACAAAGAAACCTAGCGACAGTATCGATATAACACTTAATATTCTTTCAATATTGAGAGATAAAAAATCTTGGGAACAAGCTCGAAAAGTTGTGCATGCGTGTTATCAAAAACATCCAAATAATGAAAAAATAAAGTATGAGTACGCTAGAATTGCTCTGGATCTCAATCTTAATGATATTGCGCTATTTTTCTTGAAGCCATTAACCCAAAGCTATGACAATGTAGAGTATTGGGGTTATTTAAGTAATTGCTATGTTCAATTAAATCTTTATGACTTGGGAATGATTGCTTGTAAAAGAGCTAATGAAATTGCTGGAGAACAACAAAGCTGGATTATTCTTAACATTGGAAATATACTTAAAAATAAAGGGTTCTATACAGAATCTATTGCGTATTTTGAAAAGGGACTGGGTATAGACAAATATTCGGAATACGGTCATGAAAGATTGTCGACAGCTATAAAATTAAAAGATGAAGAACAAGAAAAATCGTCGAAACTTATAATTGAAGGCAGGAAAGCGCTTAGAGATTTCGTTATCGAATGA
- a CDS encoding Kelch repeat-containing protein: MKKIIFLLLLTPLFVFTQNIKGIVLDKKSNLPIQDANVTLNQNRESTTSDEKGKFNLTSSKKLQENDSLYVSHIGYTPTKISLFELKKNNYLVLLDEKKEYLDGVIVTSEHKNLKSKLAFTKLPSLKHPISSFGSVLRDDKLYIIGGDGSFKTDAWKKLQYENSNPDTKLEDYLKELQFQFSGQYYNGNLLIYDLKTNLWETSEIKFRKRAYDNLISYNNTIYVLGGKRISANGKFEYLDDKIEVFDTNKKTVTIDNTNPHQAVNFASFAYNGSIIVMGGSVKMNEKKAKEYTNKVHSFDTNTGYWYELTNMPTSKEVNGTLIKDKIFLIGGNNGKPLSSIESFDLTTETWKTEGELFDNLDYPAIDHKENLIFVFENEKIYTIDINNREMKEYLIDLPLKASKLHYFQDKLYIIGGFKENYYSQYPSSSFISIDINEFENTKPNRIKQF, translated from the coding sequence TTGAAAAAAATAATTTTTCTTTTACTTCTTACCCCATTATTTGTATTTACACAAAATATCAAAGGGATAGTTTTGGATAAAAAAAGTAACCTGCCCATTCAGGATGCCAATGTAACGCTCAACCAAAACAGAGAGAGTACAACAAGTGATGAAAAAGGAAAATTCAATTTAACCTCTTCAAAAAAACTTCAGGAAAATGATTCTCTGTATGTATCACATATTGGATATACACCAACAAAAATTAGTCTATTTGAATTAAAAAAGAATAATTATTTGGTTCTTCTTGATGAGAAAAAAGAATATTTAGACGGCGTAATAGTTACTTCTGAACATAAAAATTTAAAATCTAAATTGGCTTTTACAAAATTGCCTTCATTAAAACATCCTATTTCTTCGTTTGGTTCTGTTTTAAGAGACGATAAATTATATATAATTGGTGGTGATGGTTCCTTCAAAACAGATGCGTGGAAAAAATTACAATATGAAAATTCAAATCCTGATACTAAATTAGAAGACTACCTCAAAGAACTTCAATTTCAGTTTTCCGGTCAATATTACAATGGCAATCTATTGATTTACGATTTAAAAACAAACCTATGGGAAACTTCAGAGATAAAATTCAGAAAAAGAGCCTATGATAATTTAATTTCTTACAACAATACCATTTATGTTTTAGGAGGCAAAAGGATTTCTGCCAACGGTAAATTTGAATATCTGGATGACAAAATTGAAGTTTTTGACACGAATAAAAAAACGGTAACTATTGACAACACCAATCCGCATCAAGCTGTTAATTTTGCCTCTTTCGCCTATAACGGCTCCATAATAGTAATGGGAGGTTCAGTAAAAATGAATGAAAAAAAAGCAAAAGAATACACTAACAAAGTACATTCTTTCGACACAAATACCGGTTATTGGTATGAATTAACAAATATGCCAACATCTAAGGAAGTAAACGGAACTCTGATTAAAGACAAGATATTTCTAATTGGTGGTAACAATGGAAAGCCTTTATCATCCATAGAAAGCTTTGATTTGACTACCGAAACCTGGAAAACAGAAGGAGAATTATTTGACAATTTGGATTATCCTGCAATTGACCACAAAGAAAATTTAATATTTGTCTTTGAAAACGAAAAAATATATACAATCGACATCAATAATAGAGAAATGAAGGAATATCTAATCGATTTACCTTTGAAAGCATCAAAACTTCATTATTTTCAAGACAAATTGTATATAATAGGCGGTTTCAAAGAAAACTATTACTCCCAATATCCTTCATCAAGTTTTATCAGTATTGATATTAACGAATTTGAAAACACAAAACCCAATAGAATCAAACAGTTTTAA
- a CDS encoding aconitate hydratase, with translation MAFDIEMIKKVYGTMATRVDKAREIVGRPLTLTEKILYSHLWDGVATQAYGRGVDYVDFAPDRVACQDATAQMALLQFMHAGKSKVAVPTTVHCDHLIQAKVGASTDLAVANSQSKEVFDFLSSVSNKYGIGFWKPGSGIIHQIVLENYAFPGGMMIGTDSHTVNAGGLGMLAIGVGGADAVDVMSGMSWELKFPKLIGVKLTGKLSGWTAPKDVILKVADILTVKGGTGAIVEYFGEGATSMSCTGKGTICNMGAEIGATTSTFGYDDSMRRYLAATDRQDVVDAADKVASYLTADPEVYANPEQYFDQLIEINLSELEPHINGPFTPDRGTPVSKMKEEAAANGWPIKVEWGLIGSCTNSSYEDMARAASIVEQAVEHGITPKAEFGINPGSEQIRYTIERDGIISTFEKMGTKVFTNACGPCIGQWDRAGADKEEKNTIVHSFNRNFSKRADGNPNTHAFVTSPEMVAALAISGRLDFNPLTDTLLNDNGEEVKLNAPFGDELPKRGFDVEDAGFQAPAEDGSNVQVNVSPTSDRLQLLAPFEAWDGKNISGAKLLIKAFGKCTTDHISMAGPWLRFRGHLDNISNNMLIGAINAFNQTANSVKNQLTGAYEAVPAVARAYKAAGIPSIVVGDHNYGEGSSREHAAMEPRFLGVKAVLVKSFARIHETNLKKQGMLALTFANEGDYDKIQEDDTINFLDLVDFAPGVPLSLELVHADGSKDIIFANHTYNEGQIGWFVAGSALNLIAAEA, from the coding sequence ATGGCATTTGATATTGAAATGATTAAAAAGGTGTACGGCACTATGGCAACTCGTGTGGATAAAGCACGTGAGATTGTTGGTCGCCCACTTACTTTAACGGAGAAAATTTTATATAGTCATCTTTGGGATGGAGTTGCTACGCAAGCCTATGGAAGAGGTGTTGATTATGTTGATTTTGCTCCGGACAGGGTTGCTTGTCAAGATGCAACAGCTCAGATGGCATTGCTGCAATTCATGCATGCCGGTAAATCAAAAGTTGCAGTGCCTACAACGGTTCACTGCGATCACTTGATTCAAGCCAAGGTTGGTGCTTCTACAGATTTGGCCGTGGCAAATAGTCAGTCTAAAGAAGTTTTTGATTTTCTGTCATCCGTTTCAAATAAATACGGAATTGGTTTCTGGAAGCCGGGATCAGGAATTATTCACCAAATTGTGTTGGAAAATTATGCTTTTCCCGGAGGAATGATGATAGGTACCGATTCGCATACCGTAAATGCGGGTGGATTGGGGATGTTGGCCATCGGAGTTGGTGGAGCTGACGCAGTGGATGTAATGTCCGGAATGTCTTGGGAACTGAAATTTCCGAAATTAATCGGTGTAAAATTGACCGGAAAATTATCCGGCTGGACGGCTCCAAAAGACGTTATCCTAAAAGTCGCCGATATTCTTACCGTAAAAGGAGGAACCGGTGCTATAGTGGAATATTTTGGCGAAGGCGCTACTTCAATGTCTTGCACGGGTAAAGGGACAATCTGTAATATGGGTGCCGAAATTGGCGCTACAACATCTACATTTGGTTATGATGATTCGATGCGCAGGTATTTGGCGGCCACAGATCGTCAGGATGTAGTGGATGCTGCCGATAAAGTGGCTTCTTACCTGACTGCCGACCCCGAAGTATATGCCAATCCGGAACAATATTTTGACCAACTTATAGAAATCAACCTATCGGAACTGGAACCGCACATCAATGGGCCTTTTACGCCGGATCGCGGAACTCCTGTTTCTAAAATGAAAGAAGAAGCAGCGGCTAACGGTTGGCCAATAAAAGTAGAATGGGGATTGATTGGTTCTTGTACTAATTCTTCTTACGAAGATATGGCTCGTGCCGCTTCGATTGTTGAACAAGCCGTTGAACACGGAATCACCCCAAAAGCTGAATTCGGGATTAATCCTGGGTCGGAGCAAATTCGTTACACGATTGAAAGGGATGGGATTATTTCTACTTTCGAAAAAATGGGAACCAAAGTATTTACAAATGCTTGTGGTCCTTGTATTGGGCAATGGGACAGGGCTGGAGCCGACAAAGAAGAGAAAAACACCATTGTACATTCATTCAACCGTAATTTCTCCAAAAGGGCTGACGGTAACCCAAATACTCACGCCTTTGTGACTTCGCCCGAAATGGTGGCTGCATTGGCTATTTCAGGGAGATTGGATTTCAATCCGCTTACTGATACTTTATTGAACGATAATGGCGAAGAAGTAAAATTGAACGCTCCGTTTGGTGACGAATTGCCAAAAAGAGGTTTTGATGTTGAAGATGCCGGTTTTCAGGCGCCGGCCGAAGACGGGTCAAATGTTCAGGTAAATGTAAGCCCCACTTCAGACCGTTTGCAGTTATTGGCTCCCTTCGAAGCTTGGGACGGTAAAAACATTTCAGGTGCCAAATTGTTGATCAAGGCTTTTGGGAAATGTACCACAGACCATATTTCAATGGCGGGACCATGGTTGCGTTTCCGCGGCCATTTGGACAATATTTCAAATAATATGCTGATTGGTGCAATTAATGCATTCAACCAAACCGCAAATTCTGTTAAAAATCAATTGACTGGTGCTTACGAAGCCGTTCCCGCTGTGGCGCGTGCCTACAAAGCGGCCGGAATTCCGTCCATTGTCGTTGGTGACCACAACTATGGCGAAGGATCTTCCCGCGAACATGCCGCGATGGAACCCCGTTTCTTGGGTGTAAAAGCCGTGTTGGTTAAATCATTCGCCCGTATCCACGAAACCAATTTAAAGAAACAAGGTATGTTGGCGTTAACATTTGCAAACGAAGGGGATTATGACAAAATTCAGGAAGATGACACAATTAATTTCCTTGATTTGGTTGATTTTGCTCCGGGTGTTCCATTAAGTTTAGAGCTTGTTCATGCAGATGGAAGTAAAGATATAATCTTTGCTAATCATACTTACAACGAGGGACAAATTGGATGGTTTGTTGCAGGTTCTGCACTGAATCTAATTGCCGCTGAGGCTTAA
- a CDS encoding bifunctional aconitate hydratase 2/2-methylisocitrate dehydratase translates to MNIYNDYIKEIEERKIQGLHPKPIDDAQLLSEIIAQIKDLDNANREDSLKFFIYNTLPGTTSAAGEKAKFLKEIILGESVVKEITPAFAFELLSHMKGGPSIEVLLDLALGNDEDIAKQAAEVLKTQVFLYEADTDRLKAAYNSGNAIATAILESYAKAEFFTKLPEVAEEIKVVTFIAGEGDISTDLLSPGNQAHSRSDRELHGKCMITPQAQEEIKALQAQHPDASVMLIAEKGTMGVGSSRMSGVNNVALWTGKQASPYVPFVNFAPIVGGTNGISPIFLTTVDVTGGIGLDLKNWVKKVDASGNVVRNESGEPILEEAYSVATGTVLTINTKTKKLYNGDKELIDIAKAFTPQKMEFIKAGGSYAIVFGKKLQTLAAKTLGVEAPAVFAPSKEISHEGQGLTAVEKIFNRNAVGTTPGKVLHAGSDVRVEVNIVGSQDTTGLMTAQELESMAATVISPIVDGAYQSGCHTASVWDKKAQANIPKLMKFMNNFGLITARDPKGVYHSMTDVIHKVLNDITIDEWAIIIGGDSHTRMSKGVAFGADSGTVALALATGEASMPIPESVKVTFKGDMKSYMDFRDVVHATQAQMLKQFGGENVFQGRIIEVHIGTLTADQAFTFTDWTAEMKAKASICISEDDTLIESLEIAKGRIQIMIDKGMDNHNQVLQGLINKANKRIAEIKSGEKPALIPDANAKYYAEVEVDLDQIAEPMIADPDVNNADVSKRYTHDTIRPLSYYGGDKKVDLGFIGSCMVHKGDMKILAQMLKNIEEQQGKVEFKAPLVVAPPTYNIVDELKAEGDWEVLQKYSGFEFNDDAPKGAARTEYENMLYLERPGCNLCMGNQEKAAKGDTVMATSTRLFQGRVVEDSAEKKGESLLSSTPVVVLSTILGRTPSIEEYTAAVDGINLTKFAPSHKLLVK, encoded by the coding sequence ATGAATATTTATAACGATTACATCAAGGAGATCGAAGAAAGAAAAATACAGGGACTTCATCCGAAGCCAATTGATGATGCTCAATTATTAAGCGAAATCATTGCGCAAATTAAAGATTTAGATAATGCTAATAGAGAAGATTCTCTTAAGTTTTTTATTTACAACACTTTGCCGGGAACTACAAGTGCTGCTGGGGAGAAAGCGAAGTTTTTAAAAGAGATTATCCTTGGTGAGTCAGTGGTTAAGGAAATAACGCCAGCTTTTGCTTTTGAGTTATTGTCGCACATGAAGGGTGGACCTTCTATTGAGGTGTTACTTGACTTGGCGTTAGGAAATGACGAAGATATTGCAAAGCAAGCTGCGGAAGTTTTAAAAACTCAGGTTTTCCTTTATGAGGCTGATACTGATCGTTTGAAAGCAGCTTACAATAGTGGTAATGCAATCGCTACAGCCATTCTTGAAAGTTATGCTAAGGCTGAATTCTTTACTAAATTACCGGAAGTTGCAGAAGAAATTAAGGTAGTTACTTTTATCGCAGGTGAAGGGGATATTTCTACGGATTTACTTTCTCCAGGAAATCAAGCGCACTCACGTTCTGACCGTGAACTTCACGGTAAATGTATGATCACTCCTCAAGCTCAAGAAGAAATTAAAGCACTTCAAGCACAACATCCAGACGCAAGTGTGATGTTAATTGCTGAAAAAGGTACTATGGGTGTTGGATCATCAAGAATGTCAGGTGTAAATAACGTGGCACTTTGGACAGGAAAACAAGCAAGTCCTTATGTTCCATTTGTGAATTTTGCACCAATCGTTGGGGGTACAAATGGTATTTCTCCAATTTTCCTTACTACAGTTGATGTAACTGGAGGTATTGGTCTTGACCTTAAAAACTGGGTTAAAAAAGTAGATGCATCAGGAAATGTTGTTCGCAATGAAAGTGGAGAACCTATATTGGAAGAAGCATATTCTGTAGCTACGGGAACTGTTTTAACAATCAATACAAAAACTAAAAAATTATACAATGGCGATAAAGAATTAATTGATATCGCTAAAGCATTCACTCCTCAGAAAATGGAATTCATTAAAGCGGGAGGATCTTATGCTATTGTATTTGGGAAAAAATTACAAACATTGGCTGCTAAAACTTTAGGAGTTGAAGCTCCTGCTGTATTTGCTCCATCAAAAGAAATTTCTCATGAAGGACAAGGTTTAACAGCAGTTGAGAAAATTTTCAACAGAAACGCTGTTGGAACAACTCCTGGAAAAGTGTTGCACGCAGGTTCGGATGTTCGTGTGGAGGTAAATATTGTAGGTTCACAAGATACGACTGGTCTTATGACTGCTCAGGAGTTGGAATCTATGGCTGCCACAGTGATTTCTCCAATCGTTGATGGTGCTTACCAATCAGGATGTCACACTGCTTCGGTTTGGGATAAAAAAGCGCAGGCAAACATTCCAAAGTTGATGAAGTTCATGAACAACTTCGGTTTGATCACAGCACGTGACCCGAAAGGTGTTTATCACTCAATGACTGACGTAATCCACAAAGTACTTAACGATATTACAATTGATGAGTGGGCTATCATTATTGGTGGTGACTCTCACACAAGAATGTCCAAAGGTGTTGCTTTTGGTGCTGACTCAGGAACAGTTGCTCTTGCACTTGCTACAGGTGAAGCTTCAATGCCAATCCCTGAATCAGTGAAAGTGACGTTCAAGGGAGACATGAAAAGTTATATGGATTTCCGTGATGTGGTTCACGCTACTCAAGCCCAAATGCTTAAGCAATTTGGTGGAGAGAACGTATTCCAAGGTAGAATCATTGAGGTTCATATTGGAACTCTTACTGCTGACCAAGCCTTTACGTTTACTGACTGGACTGCAGAAATGAAAGCAAAAGCTTCTATCTGTATTTCTGAAGACGATACTTTGATTGAATCATTGGAGATTGCAAAAGGCAGAATCCAAATCATGATTGACAAAGGAATGGATAACCATAATCAAGTTCTTCAAGGATTGATTAATAAAGCAAATAAGAGAATTGCTGAGATTAAATCAGGTGAGAAACCTGCTTTGATTCCTGATGCAAACGCTAAATATTACGCTGAAGTTGAAGTTGATTTGGATCAGATTGCTGAGCCAATGATTGCTGACCCAGACGTAAATAATGCCGATGTTTCTAAACGATACACTCACGATACAATCAGACCGTTATCTTACTATGGTGGAGATAAAAAAGTAGATCTAGGATTCATCGGTTCTTGTATGGTTCACAAAGGAGATATGAAAATCCTTGCTCAAATGCTTAAAAACATTGAAGAGCAACAAGGTAAAGTTGAGTTCAAAGCTCCTCTTGTTGTAGCTCCGCCAACTTATAATATCGTTGATGAGCTTAAAGCTGAAGGCGACTGGGAAGTATTGCAAAAATACTCTGGTTTCGAATTTAATGACGATGCGCCTAAGGGAGCTGCCCGTACTGAATACGAAAACATGTTGTATTTAGAGCGTCCGGGTTGTAACCTTTGTATGGGTAACCAAGAAAAAGCGGCTAAAGGAGATACTGTAATGGCAACTTCTACACGTCTTTTCCAAGGAAGAGTTGTTGAGGATTCTGCTGAGAAAAAAGGAGAATCGTTGCTTTCTTCAACTCCTGTTGTTGTTTTGTCAACTATTTTAGGTAGAACACCTTCAATTGAAGAATATACAGCTGCAGTTGACGGTATCAACTTGACTAAGTTTGCACCATCACATAAATTGTTAGTTAAATAA